The Ammospiza nelsoni isolate bAmmNel1 chromosome 10, bAmmNel1.pri, whole genome shotgun sequence genome includes a region encoding these proteins:
- the SEPTIN2 gene encoding septin-2 isoform X2 encodes MKAIHNKVNIVPVIAKADTLSLKERERLKKRILDEIEEHGIKIYHLPDAESDEDEDFKEQTRLLKASIPFCVVGSNQLIEAKGKKVRGRLYPWGVVEVENPEHNDFLKLRTMLITHMQDLQEVTQDLHYENFRSERLKRGTRKIEDEEVNKDQILLEKEAELRRMQEMIARMQAQMQMQMQSGEGDSSGHHV; translated from the exons ATGAAGGCCATACACAACAAAGTAAATATTGTACCAGTGATTGCAAAAGCTGATACACTTTCTctgaaggagagagagagactaAAGAAAAGG ATTCTGGATGAAATAGAAGAGCATGGCATCAAGATTTATCACCTGCCTGATGCTGAATCAGATGAGGATGAAGATTTTAAGGAGCAGACCAGACTCCTGAAG GCCAGCATTCCATTTTGTGTAGTGGGGTCCAATCAACTCATTgaagcaaaaggcaaaaaagtCCGAGGTCGGCTCTACCCGTGGGGTGTAGTTGAAGTGGAGAATCCAGAGCATAATGACTTCCTGAAGCTGAGGACCATGTTAAT CACCCACATGCAGGACCTTCAGGAGGTGACCCAGGATCTTCACTATGAGAATTTCCGCTCTGAGAGGCTCAAACGAGGCACCAG gaaaataGAAGATGAAGAAGTGAATAAAGACCAGATTCTGCTTGAGAAGGAAGCAGAA CTGCGCCGCATGCAGGAGATGATTGCAAGGATGCAGGCACAGATGCAGATGCAGATGCAAAGTGGAGAAGGTGACAGCAGTGGGCACCATGTGTAA